Proteins from one Sabethes cyaneus chromosome 2, idSabCyanKW18_F2, whole genome shotgun sequence genomic window:
- the LOC128738636 gene encoding small integral membrane protein 14, with translation MSDEFDGCECIWSHELAMRRLLSLLRNGQSYCTENECIDLPNMPNQGVSDNFFMMMLFMIFAVILYMIRPASLRRRNDLNKALPPPSNDGPNNDGAPPAVN, from the exons ATGAGTGACGAATTTGATGGGTGCGAGTGCATCTGGAGCCATGAGTTGGCAATGCGTCGGTTACTATCACTG CTCCGCAATGGCCAATCGTACTGCACGGAAAACGAATGCATTGATT TACCTAACATGCCAAACCAAGGTGTTAGCGATAATTTTTTCATGATGATGTTATTCATGATTTTTGCTGTGATATTGTACATGATACGGCCGGCTTCGCTGCGCAGGCGAAACGATCTAAACAAGGCTCTTCCACCACCTTCCAATGAT GGTCCCAATAATGACGGTGCTCCACCGGCTGTCAACTGA